A single genomic interval of Deferribacter autotrophicus harbors:
- a CDS encoding ABC transporter permease — MINGVIGVYLRELFILKSRFWKVILSSSISPLLFLLAFGFGVGRNSQIDGYNYITFLIPGLITMSSMNQAYGISTEINISRFYFKVFDEYLLAPIPKWQIVAGETLYGITKGLIPTVIVIIYGFVIGVNLNINILFMISILLHLTAFSLLGFIVALIVKNHGDQFSVNTFVITPMIFLSGTFYPVDKMPLFVKYIAYIFPLTYSTKLIRSSLLQGSINISNLLYMFLIILILIYLSKKIIHHIETV; from the coding sequence ATGATAAATGGGGTCATAGGAGTTTACTTAAGAGAACTTTTTATTTTAAAATCCAGATTTTGGAAAGTGATTCTTTCAAGCTCCATATCACCCCTTTTGTTCCTTCTAGCATTCGGTTTTGGTGTAGGCAGAAATTCTCAAATTGATGGTTATAATTATATCACTTTTTTAATACCCGGTCTTATTACAATGAGCTCTATGAACCAAGCTTATGGAATTTCTACAGAAATCAATATTTCAAGATTCTACTTTAAAGTATTTGATGAATATCTGCTTGCTCCAATCCCCAAATGGCAAATTGTTGCAGGTGAAACCTTATATGGCATTACAAAAGGATTAATCCCGACGGTGATAGTAATCATCTATGGGTTTGTAATTGGCGTGAATCTGAATATAAACATTCTGTTTATGATCTCAATTTTACTGCATCTCACTGCATTTTCCCTTTTAGGATTTATCGTAGCTTTAATTGTTAAGAACCATGGTGACCAATTTAGTGTAAATACCTTTGTAATCACTCCAATGATATTTCTCTCAGGTACATTTTACCCTGTGGATAAAATGCCTTTGTTTGTAAAATATATTGCTTATATCTTCCCTCTTACTTATTCCACAAAACTGATTAGAAGCTCACTTTTACAAGGCTCTATCAATATATCTAACTTATTATATATGTTCCTAATTATATTAATATTAATTTATCTATCGAAAAAGATTATTCATCATATTGAAACCGTTTAA
- a CDS encoding ABC transporter ATP-binding protein: MQIEVINLEKSFGNTKALKGVSFTVKHNSITALLGPNGAGKTTAINILTGLLKQDRGEIFYDKTPFTPKNNKIKKLIGVVPQHNNVDRDLTVVENWLVHSILYGINKEKRINKINEMLHFTGLSKHKDKKAGKLSGGMKRRLVIGRALLHEPKILFLDEPTVGLDPATRRHLWDFIKSINIKLGCTIILTTHYIEEAETLSNYVYFIDNGKIIKEGEPESLKNEVGKYTLEIFKDNKTVEEYFNSKKEALERLNSLNGVYSAKIREVNLEDVYLKLTGRKIEI, encoded by the coding sequence ATGCAAATAGAAGTGATAAATCTTGAAAAAAGTTTTGGAAACACCAAAGCATTAAAAGGTGTTAGCTTCACTGTAAAACATAACTCCATCACAGCCTTACTTGGACCAAATGGAGCAGGTAAGACTACAGCAATAAACATTCTTACAGGATTGTTAAAGCAAGATAGAGGAGAGATATTCTACGATAAAACCCCTTTTACCCCTAAAAATAACAAAATCAAAAAATTGATTGGTGTTGTTCCTCAGCACAACAATGTGGATAGAGACCTCACAGTGGTTGAAAACTGGCTAGTACACTCAATCCTTTATGGGATAAACAAGGAAAAAAGAATAAATAAAATAAACGAAATGCTTCATTTTACCGGGCTTTCTAAACATAAAGATAAAAAGGCAGGAAAGCTTTCAGGAGGGATGAAGCGGAGACTTGTAATTGGAAGAGCGCTCCTGCATGAACCAAAAATTCTGTTTCTTGATGAGCCGACTGTGGGATTAGATCCTGCCACGCGAAGGCATTTGTGGGATTTTATAAAAAGTATTAATATAAAACTAGGTTGCACCATTATTTTAACGACCCACTACATTGAAGAAGCCGAGACTTTATCAAACTATGTATATTTCATTGACAACGGTAAAATAATAAAAGAAGGTGAGCCTGAATCGTTGAAAAACGAAGTTGGAAAATACACCCTTGAAATCTTCAAAGATAACAAAACAGTAGAAGAGTATTTTAACAGTAAAAAAGAAGCTCTTGAAAGATTAAACAGTTTAAACGGCGTCTACTCTGCAAAAATTCGAGAAGTAAACCTTGAAGATGTATACTTAAAGCTAACCGGGAGAAAAATAGAAATATGA